The genomic stretch TGGCTCATATGTGCTAAGGTTATCAAATACAGTTTTCATTATACTAGGTGGTGTATTAACGCACCCACCTGAACCTGCAGTTAGATAAGCATTATTTGACCAATTAGTTCGCCAGCTAGCATCGTGGAAACCTTGGCCACTGTTTGTGAATGGTGCCCAATAATCAACTTGAACTTCATATGCGCCACTTCCTACGTGAGAGCCCTTAAGTATAGATGGCGTTCGCTTATAAAGGACATACCATACTCCTTTTGATGTATCCTCACCAGTGATGTGTTTACCTGTAACGACACTAGTTGTGATAGCTAATTTACCGTTTTTGTAAAGCCAAATACGTTGTTCTGAAATCGACACTTCAGCATACGTATCACCAATGCCATTGTTTGAGGTCGTAGTATAACCATAACCTTCATCGTTCCAGCCATGACCTAAAATGTTAGATGCAGTAATAGATTTCTCTCCAGACTCAAAAGCTGATTGAATTTGTTTTGATTCTTTCTCCACATCTAATGCCCAGCCGTAGCCTTGTCCTTTAACTGAGATGACAGAACCGGAATGAGTCTTAAATTGAAAGTTTTTATCTAATGTAGATTGAGCTTTATTGATTTCAGCAATCTTGTTTTTTAGATCAACAGAGTCAATTGTGACTTTCATATCTTTTGATACAGACGCATTTTTAATTAATTCGCTTGCTTTTAAAGAATAAACTTTATCCTGCACTTTATAATCAACTGTGCGAGCTAGGAGTGCTTGTAGTTCTTTCTTTTCATTTTTCACAATTTGATTGTTTTCTTTAATAGGTTGTAGGTAAATAGGTTTTAAATGAATTACACTAGAATATTCATGACGTTTGAAGTCTTTTACTAGATTAGCAACATCATATTGTTCACCGTTAATGCTTTTAGAGACAATAATATTACCTTGTTCCAAATGAACTTTCGCATCTTGTGGCGCTTTTAATCCATTATTAAGAGTGAGAAGTTTTTCTTCAATTTGTTTATTCATTGCATCAATTTGCTTTTCATCTAATTGACTTGGCATTAAAGAATAATTTTTTGCTTTTGATGAAGGAAAAAACGTACGCTGTTTTTTTAATACTTTTTTAATAGCCGGCAGATCCTTCTCGGTAAAGCTCATCTTTGTATCTTTACCATCCAATGCTTTCGTGTCACCTACATAAACTATGTTTTTAAGTTTGCTAGTTTTTAACTTATTAAGTGCCTGCTCAGCATTCAATCCACTTAATTTTATGCCATTAATCTTAATTTGAGCGTTAAAATGGTTTGCCCGATTATAACCGATTGCAATGATTGCGATTATAACGATTACTCCAATTAAAATGAAATGCCAGGGAATAATTTGATTAAATGACCTTCTCCGCTTACTATTACTTCTTTTAACATTTAAAGTAGTTTCCAAAAAAATACCTCCTGTACCCATTGTTCCATTTATAAATGTTACTGAGTTTAAATGATAGCTTTGCATCCGTAGATTACAATTATATTACATAATTTACTTGGTTATTACTATTTTACATTTTTATCGAGTCGAATTTTGTCATTATTTGTTCAAGGATGGAAATTTTATCTAATTATTTTTTCGCATGATTAAATAGAAACTTGGATTTTATTTGAGGACTTAATTTATTTAAATAAATAAAAAGGATATTTTTGGAATATTTTGAATCTTAATATTTGTACTTTAAACAAAAAGGGGAGAGGAAATATGAGGAAAATGAAACGAATCGGTAACAAGTTATTGTTAAGTTCCGTACTTGCAATGCAAGTTTTTACGCTGCCAGCATATGCTACGTCTACGGATACGTCAACAATCGTCAAGACTATTCCACAAATCGATCGACTAGTAGATCAATTATCAAAAAACTCAAACACAGTCGGTATGCATGCAGGTATTGTAGTATATAACACGAGAACTGGAGAGTTGTTGGATGAGTATGACGCAGATAAAACATTTGTACCTGCTTCTAATTTAAAACTGTTCGTTACAGCAGCGGCGTTAGATAAACTAACTCCAAATCACCATTTTAAAACTGAAGTGTACACTACTGGTCAAATTAACAAAAAAGGGGTGCTACATGGTAACGTAATTGTTAAAGGATATGGTGATCCATCTTTGTCAGAAGAAGATATGCGAAATATGGCTAAAGAAATGTCAAACAAGGGCATTAAATCTATTAACGGCGATATATTGGTAGATGATAGTTATTTTGACGACGATCGACTTGGAGCAGGATGGATGTGGGACGATGAATCATATGGATATAGCGCTCAAATC from Arthrobacter citreus encodes the following:
- a CDS encoding L,D-transpeptidase family protein produces the protein MGTGGIFLETTLNVKRSNSKRRRSFNQIIPWHFILIGVIVIIAIIAIGYNRANHFNAQIKINGIKLSGLNAEQALNKLKTSKLKNIVYVGDTKALDGKDTKMSFTEKDLPAIKKVLKKQRTFFPSSKAKNYSLMPSQLDEKQIDAMNKQIEEKLLTLNNGLKAPQDAKVHLEQGNIIVSKSINGEQYDVANLVKDFKRHEYSSVIHLKPIYLQPIKENNQIVKNEKKELQALLARTVDYKVQDKVYSLKASELIKNASVSKDMKVTIDSVDLKNKIAEINKAQSTLDKNFQFKTHSGSVISVKGQGYGWALDVEKESKQIQSAFESGEKSITASNILGHGWNDEGYGYTTTSNNGIGDTYAEVSISEQRIWLYKNGKLAITTSVVTGKHITGEDTSKGVWYVLYKRTPSILKGSHVGSGAYEVQVDYWAPFTNSGQGFHDASWRTNWSNNAYLTAGSGGCVNTPPSIMKTVFDNLSTYEPVVIY